TCGCAAAAGCTTTGCCTGCATGGAAACCGTCATCTCCCCGATCTCGTCCAGGAAGAGGGTCCCCCCCTCTGCGGCCTCGAAAAGCCCGATCTCGCGGCTCCCCGCGCCGGTGAAGGAGCCTTTCTCGTGGCCGAAGAGCTCGCTCTCCATAAGGGAATCGGGGATCGCCGCGCAGTTGATGGCAAAGAACGGCTTTTCCCTGCGGGGGCTGCCGTCGTGGACCGCGCGGGCGACCAGCTCCTTCCCGGTCCCCGATTCGCCGTAGATCAGAACCGTCGTCTGCGTCGGCGCGATCTTGTTGATCATGCGCACCACCTCCATCATCTTCGGGTGGTCGCCGATCATGTTCGGAAGCCGCTTCGTCTCCGCGAGCTTCTTGTGCAGGACCCTGTTTTCCTTCAGGAGCGCGATGTGCTCGAAGGCGCGCTGCAGGGTGAGGATCAGGTCATCCCGCTCCAGCGGTTTCTCCAGGTAGTCGAACGCACCCTTCTTCATCGCCTCCACCGCCGAGTCGACGGTGCCGTGCGCGGTCATCATCACCACGCACTGGCGCGGCGTCTCGGCGAGCACCCGTTCCATGAGCTCCATGCCGGACATCCCCTGCATCTTCAGGTCGGTGAGGATGAGGTCGAACTCCTCCCGCTCCAGTTCCAGGAGGGCCTCCCTGGCTCCGGAGACGGCGCGGACCCGGTACCCTTCCTTGCCGAGAATGGTGCTGAGGATGTCCCGCTGCCCCTTTTCGTCGTCGACTACCAGAATGCTGCCGTTCATGCGCGCTCCTTCTATTTCATGCCATCCTCACCGGTTCCCCTTGGAAGGGAGGTGCGGGAGATGAAAAATGCTGATCTTGTGTAAGATGTAGGCCGGAATAAGCGAAGCGTTTCCGGCAACCTCGTCCGCAACGTGAATCGGCTGGCGCCGACGCCGGGAACGCCTTTGGCTTATCCCGGCCTACAAAGGCCTCCCGTCGCCTGACCGACTCGATCCTGCTACGCCGCGGAGCTCTGCGGCGCTGCTGAATCCTGGTTCTGCGCGGGCTGCTGCTCCGCGGGGAGGATGACAGTGAAGGTCGTCCCCACTCCCACGGTGCTCGCCACTTCCAGCGAACCGCCGTGTTCCTTCACGATCCTCTCGGTAATGGCGAGCCCGAGCCCGATCCCCGCTTCCTTCGTGGTGAAGTACGGCTGGAACACCTTTTCCAGGTCCTGCGGGGGGATCCCTGTTCCGGAGTCGCTGAAGGTAAGGCGGACGGTGCCGTTCTTCTCATCGAGCGTCGCGCCGAGCACGATCTTCCCGCCATCGTGCATCGACTGCGCGGCGTTGGTGATGAAGTTGGTCAGGCAGTTCCGCATGAGCTCCGGGTCCACATTTATAACGGGCAGATCCGCCGCAATTTCCCGCACGACCTCTATCTGCTGCTCCCGCAGCTTGTCCTGCAGGATCGGCATCGTCTTGTCCAGCAGGTCAGCGTACGAGATCTTTTGCCGGCGCAGCTTGAGGGGGCGCCCGTAGTTCATGAAATTCAGCACCATGTAGTTCGCCTTGCGCACCTCTTCTTTGATCGTGGAGGTGATGCTGGTGAGCTCGTCGCTGCGCCCCGGGCAAATCGGTAAAAGCTCGCTCTGCAGGTGGTCGATGGCAAGGCTTATGTAGTTCAGCGGGTTTCTTATCTCGTGGGCGATGCCGGAGGCGAGCTGCCCGACCTTGGAGAGGTGTTCCGCCTCGAAAAGCCGCTTTTCCAGAAGCTCCCTCTCCTTCAGCTTTGCAACCATCTCGTTCAGGTTCTCCGCGAGCTCCCCCATCTCGTCGCCGCTCTGGACCTGAAAGGTCACGCTCAGGTCCCCGGCGGAGACGTCCTTCACGCCGCTCGCCAGTCGATGGATCGGTGCCGTGTACCTGCGGGCGAGGAAGATGGTGAGGATCATGCCGATGACGAAGACCATGCTGGTGGCCGCGAGACGCCGCACGAAGTTCGCATGCTGGATGTCCCGGATGTTGTCCAGCAGGAGATTGACCTGTACGTAGCCAAGCTGCTCATCCCCCACGATGACCGGGACCACCAGGTCGTAGGGGTGCAGTGAGGCATTCACGGAGCTAGCTCCACCTTTGCGTGCCTTCAGCCCCTTTTCCAGCTTCTTTATCTCACGCTTCTTCCCGACCTGCGCCGGGTCGGAGGAGTTGATGATCTCCCCCTCGTTGCTGATGATGTTGATCTGGTTGATCCCCTTCGTCTTCGCCTGTTTCATGTACTCCTTCAGGCGGGACGACTCGAGCTCCGAGTCGGAGGTCAGGTCCTCGACACTGAGCTGGATCGCCTTTGATACTTCCGTGGAGCTCTCCTGGATCTCCTGCACCAGGTCGTTCTGGCTGGCCTGGTTCATCACGAAGAGGATGAGCACGGCCATGATCAGGAGGGACAGCATGATCATCACGAGCTTTGTGTTTAGTTTCATGAAGAGGAAGCTCCTGGAAAGGTGCGGGACGGCGTCGCGTGTCTCCTGCCGCACGACGTCCCCTGCGGGGCGGTTTCCGCTCGACGCGCCGGCTTCGCGACCATCGCTGGATGTGAGCTGGGTTCGCTGAGGGGAAGATTGACTGGCTGCACGGTGCCTGCCTTCGGTGTTCTTCCAGGGCAGGAGGCCCGTTTTAATGATCCGCGAGGTGCATTGTCCATCGAAATGGCGGGCGGTTTGGCCGTAACTGTGCAGAACCACCACATCTTCGCACTATACAATAGCCCCGGCCGTGAAACAAGATGTATGTCCCCGGAGGCGCTGGACAAATTCATGTTCATGAATATCATTTCTGCTGATGCGTTCGGCAAATACGGAGGGGGATATGGACTACACGGTGGAAAAGGTCTATGAGAATGTGCCGATCGAGCCGTTGGGGGGGCAGAGAGAGCGCCAGCGCAAAAAAGAAGACCCGCCGAAGCAGAAGCAACGGCGGGACAGTGTAACGATATCGGAGGAGGCGAGAAAAAGGGTCCTCGGCGAGAGCTCCGACGAAGAGACCTACGCCTGAGGCCCGGACAGGGCCAAGGTCAGGCGAAGACGGTGCGGTCCTTCTCGAACGCTTCCCGAAATATTTCCATGACCTCGTTCACCTTCTGCTCATTCATGCGCAGGAGAGCTGCCGCCTTCGAGCCGGCTACATCCAGCTCCTGCGGCTCCCTCACCCCGATCCCCAGCTTCAGGCAGAAGAGGTCCGCAAGGGAGATGACTGCCGCGAGGTTCACCACCGCTGGATCCGAGATCTCGTCGAAGTCCAGCGCATGGTGCTGCAGGACGGCGTCGGTAAGGAGCTGCGGGAAGTTCCACTTGCGGATCACGTGGGCTCCGACCTCGTCGTGCCCGAAGGGGTACAGGAGCTTCTCCCCTTCCCGGAAGGAAATCCCCTCGTTGTAGCACAGCTGCATCACGTCCTGGAACTTCCTCTTGTCCAGCGTGTTCATGATGATCTTCCCGATGTCGTGGAAGAGCCCGGCGAGGAAGGCCTCCTCCTCGTTCGCGGCCCGGGTCGCGCTGGCGATGATGCGCGCTGCCAGCCCCGCCGCAAAGGAGTGCTCCCACAGCATCTTCTCCGTGAGGCCGTACGGCTTGTACACCTGCTTCACGGATGCCGCCACCACGAGGCTGCGCAAGGTGCTGAACCCGAGGATGACGACAGCGGTCGATAGCGTCTGGATCTGGCGCTGGCACCCGTAGAAGGAGGAGTTCGATATCTTGAGGACGCGGGCGGCCACGGCAGGATCGGAAGCGACCACCTTCGCCAGTTCATCGGCGGTGGCGCTTTCGCTCTCGATCAGCTGCATCACCTTCAGTGCCACCACGGGGATGGTCGGCAGATCAACCGCCGAGTTGATTGCGGCTTCTAGTTCCTTGTTCATTGTCACGGCATACCTCTGTCTGTCTTACCTGATATGGATAACCACTTAGCTCTTTCCAACGGGAGGGTCGGGGGCAGGATGGGGTTCCATCCATCTCTTCGGAAGAAACGCCGGTAACTTGAGGAGTGACGACAGCTGCTCAGAAAATAAGATTCACCTCGAGGAAATCGCCAGCAAGCGGCGATTATCATTGAAAGCGGCGGCAACGCGCGGCTATACTGCAGAAAAAAAAGGACGGACCGTGATAGTAAAAAGCGCCCATTTCGTAAAAAGTGCCACGAGGCCAGCCCATTACCCGGAGGGGGATCTTCCGGAGATCGCCTTTGCCGGCCGCTCCAACGTCGGGAAATCCTCGCTGGTCAACGTGCTGGTAAACCGCAAGAACCTGGTGCGGACCAGCTCGACCCCCGGGCGCACCCAGCTCATCAACTTTTTCCAGGTCAACGACTGCTTCACCCTCGTCGATCTTCCCGGCTACGGCTATGCGAAGGTCCCGCTGGAGGTGAAGAAGGCGTGGCGGCCGATGATGGAGACCTACCTCTCCAAGAGACGCAACCTGCGCGGGGTCGTCCTCATTGTGGACATCCGCCGGACCCCGGTGGAGGAGGACCTGCAGATGCTCGAGTGGCTGCGTGCCTACTCCGTTCCGCCGATCGTGGTGGTCACGAAGTGCGACAAGGTCTCCAAGAACGAGCGCGCCAGGCAGACTGCCATCATCGCCGAGCGGCTGGGGGTCGAAAAGAGCGAGCTGAGCTTCTTCTCCGCCCTTTCCAAAGAGGGGAAGGACGGCATCTGGGCGCGCATCGACGCGCTCCTCGAAGTCGGCGCTGAAGGAACGGAGCAGCCGGAGAACGCGGGTATTGAAGCGTCTTGACCACCCCTTCGTCCGGAAGCTGGCTGAGACGTAAGAAAAAATGCGTGAGAAGAAGCTCAGACTCCTTTCTGTTTGACTTTGCTGGCTCCGTCTGATAGAAAACGCACAAAATTAAATACTAGAATCATTCAGGTGCCCCGAGAGGGGGTAAAAGGGAAGAGGGTGAGAATCCCTCGCTGTCCCGCAACTGTGAACGGTGATGAAAGCCGCTTTGAAGCCACTGACTATCTCGGGAAGGCGCGGCAAGTAAATTGACCCGTAAGTCAGGAAACCTGCCTGGATGCTTGCTCAAGGAACCTCCGTGGCAGAGGGCCTAAGCCAGAAATCGCACCCGCTTTCCGACTTGAGACCCGTCCTCCACCTGGAGGCGGGTCTTTTTTATGTCCAAGATCGTACTGGTAACCGGGGGGGCGCGCAGCGGCAAGAGCCGTTTTGCGGAGCAGTTGGCAGAGGGGTATCCCCCCCTGCGCGGCTATCTTGCCACCGCCGAGCCCCGTGACGCAGAGATGACGGAACGAATCGCGCGTCACCAGGAGAGGCGGGGGGCAGGATGGGAGACGGTTGAGGAGCCTCTGGAGCTTCTCGCGGCGCTCCAAAGGAACGAGGGGCGCTACAGCATCTTCCTCGTCGACTGCATCACGCTCTGGCTTTCGAACCTCCTCTTTGCTCTGGAGGGGGACGCCTCGCAGATCATTTCGCGGGTCCGGGAGCTCGCGGCGGCTTTTTCGACCTTCTCCACCCCCCTTATTCTGGTGACGAACGAAGTGGGGATGGGGATCGTGCCGGAGCATCCGCTGGCTCGCACTTTCCGAGACCTAGCGGGGGAGGCGAACCAGATCATCGCCGCCGCGGCTGATGAAGTCTACGTTTCGATTTCGGGGATGCCGCTGAAGCTGAAGTGAGCAGGACCTGCTGGTTTTATTGCGATGAAATTTTAAAGGAGGGGAGAAATGGAACTGTTACAGAATACGCTCGGCCGGATCGAGCCGGTAGAAGAGGCATTCCTCACGAAGGCGCAGGCAAAGCTCGATCAAAAGACGAAGCCGGTCGGGTCCCTCGGGCGGCTCGAAGAGGTCGCCCGCCGCGTTGCGGCAATCAGGCGCACCCTCTCCCCGGAAACAGAGAAGAAAGTCATCTACACCTTCGCCGGCGACCATGGCGTCGTCGATGAAGGGGTCTCGGCCTTTCCGAAAGAAGTCACTCCCCAGATGGTCCTCAACTTCCTCTCCGGTGGTGCCGGAGTAAATGTCCTGGCACGCCACGCCGGCGCCGAGGTGCGCGTCGTCGACATCGGCGTAGACTACGATTTCGTCCCCGCCCCGGGCCTCACCATCCGGAAGATCGCACGCGGTACCCGCAACTTCGCGAAAAATAGCGCGATGACGACGGAGGAGGCTGTCGCAGCGATCGAAGTCGGCATTTCCCTCGCCGACGAGGCGAAGCGGGAAGGGGTTGCCATGCTCGGCACCGGAGAGATGGGGATCGGAAACACCACACCTTCTTCCGCCATCATCGCCGCTCTCTCCGGGTGCTCCGTCTCCGAGGTCACCAGCCGCGGGACCGGTATCAACGACGCGGCACTGAAGCGGAAGGTCGAGGTGATCGAGGAGGCTCTCGCGCTGCACCGCCCGAACCCGGAGGATCCGCTCGAGGTGCTGGCGAAGGTCGGTGGTCTGGAAATAGCGGGCATAGCCGGTTTGGTACTCGGGGCGGCGGCAAACAGGATTCCGGTGGTGGTGGACGGCTTCATCTCCACGGCAGGAGCTCTCATCGCCTGCGAAATGCATCCCGCCGCGCGTGACTATGTCTTTGCCGCCCACTCTTCCGTGGAGGTCGGCCATGCCCTCATGCTGCAGAGAATGGGCGCCCAGCCGTTGCTCGACCTGAAGCTTCGCCTCGGCGAAGGGACAGGCGCGGCTCTCGCCATGTCTCTCATCGAGGCGGGGGTAAAGGTCCTGAACGAGATGGCGACATTTGACGAGGCCGGAGTCAGCGCAGGGTAGAGGTCCGGAGGGGTAAGACGATGAGGTTTTTCGTCATCGCATTCCAGTTTCTGACCATCGTGCCGCTTCCCTTTGCGGTGCGTTGCGATGACGATGATCTCGGGCGCTCCATGGCCGTCTTCCCGCTCGTCGGGCTGGTCATCGGCGCGCTCCTCGTCTGCGCCGACTACCTCATGGGGGCGCTGCTGCCGCGGTCTGTTGGGGATCTGATACTCGTGGCCCTCTGCACCGTGGTGACCGGCGGATTGCACCTCGACGGCCTCGCCGATGTCTGCGATGGGCTCGCGGCGCGGGGCTCGCGGGAGAGGTTTCTCGAGGTCATGAAGGACCCGCGGGTGGGGGCGGTGGGGGGCGCTGCGCTGGTGCTGGCGCTTCTTTTGAAGTATCAGGCCCTCCTGGCGCTACCCCTCCCTTGCAAGCGGCAGGTGCTCCTCTTCTTCCCGCTGGTGGCGCGGTTCTCCCAGGTGCTGATGACCGTGGGGGCGCAGCGGGCGCGGCGGGACGGGCTGGGGTCGCTCTTCATCGGCGGCGCGGGATGGGGGCAGCTCGCGGTCGCTGGCGTCAGCACTCTCGGCATCGGTCTTTTCCTCTTCGGGCTCAACGGAATCTACTGCGTCGCGGCGCTTGCGGCTTTGACCTGGAGCATGAAATCGTGGGCTCACAGGAGGCTGGGCGGGATCACCGGAGACGTCATCGGGTGTAACAGCGAGCTCAACGAGATCGGCTGCCTCCTGGTGATGCTGATGCTGGTCGGCGGGCGGTAGAGAAACTGGTTAGGCATCTGAAGTTGTAGGCCGGAATAAGCGCAGCGTTTCCGGCATCTCCATTTCCACCATATCATGAGGAGCCGGCACATGACCCCGAAGACGAGAATCCATCTGATCCGCCACGGCGAGGTCAACCCGGCGCACCGCTACAACGGCCAGCGCGATGTCCCCCTCTCCGATCGAGGCGTGGAGCAGTACCACCTGCTCAAGCCGCGGCTGGAAAAGGCGAAGATCACCGCCTGCTACACCAGCGACCTCACCCGCTGCATCCAGGGGGGCGACATCCTCGCCGGCCACCTGGGGATCACGCCGGTGCCGGTGAGTGCGCTCAGGGAACTGAACGTCGGCGAGTGGGAAGGACTGTCTCTCGCCGATATACAGGAAAACCGCCCCGGCGAGCTCGAGGAGCGCCTGGCGGACCCCGTCAATTTCCGCATGCCGAAAGGGGAGACCCTGGTGGAGCTTTCGGAGCGGGTGATGCCAGGATTCCGCGAGATAGTGGAGCGGCATCGGGGCGAGGAGGTACTGGTGGTGGCCCATGGCGGCGTCAACCGCGTCATTCTCCTGCACGCCATCGGTGCCCCCCTTGGCGCCCTTTTCAACATCGCGCAGGACTACTGCTGCCTCAACATCATCGACTACTATGCCGACGGCAATGCAGTGGTGAAACTTCTTAACGGCGGAGCAAGAGAGTGACCAGCGCCATCGTCATCGCCGCGCCCCACAGCGGCTGCGGCAAAACCACCGTTTCCTTAGGGATCATGGAGGCACTGAAGCGGCGCGGCCTGCGGATCGCTCCCTTCAAGACGGGGCCTGACTTCATCGACCCCGGCTACCACCGCGCCGTGACCGGGACCGCGTCCGTCAACCTCGACGGCTGGATGTGCCCGACTTCCTTTATTAGCGACACCTACGCCCATCATGCCGCTGCCGCCGACGTGGCTGTCATCGAAGGCGCCATGGGGCTTTTCGACGGTATCGGAGGCTCATCGGAGGCGGGGAGCACGGCGCAGGTCGCCAAAATTATCGGTGCGCCGGTACTTCTGGTGGTGGACGGCCGAAGCCAGGGGCGCAGCGCCGCTGCACTGGTGCACGGCTTCACCACCTTCGACCCAGCGTTGAAGGTGTGCGGGGTGATCTTCAACAACGTGGGGAGCGAGAATCACGAAAAGGTCCTGCGCGAGGCGCTTCTTGCCTCCAACCCCGACCTGCCGGTCCTCGGCTGCCTGCCCCGGGACCCTTTCCTGGCGATACCCTCCCGCCACCTCGGACTGGTCACCGCCGAGGACAATCCGCTCTCCCCCGACTTTCTCGGCCGCCTCGCCGAGGTGATTGAGCGCCACATCGATCTGGACCGTCTGCTGAAAGTGTCGGCCGCCGCGCCCCGACCTGTCCTGGGCTCTCCTGCTGTCCCGGCCAGCGACGTGGAGCTTGCGGTCGCGCGGGATGCGGCATTCTGCTTCGTGTACGAAGACAACCTGCGCCTCCTGCAGAAAGCGGGGGCGCGGTTGAAGGAATTCTCGCCGCTGGAGGATTCGGCACTTCCGGAAGGGGTATCCGGGATCTACCTCCCCGGTGGCTACCCCGAGCTCTTCGCCTCGCACCTCTCCAGAAATCACGCCATGGCAGGTGCCATCAGGGATGCGGTGGAGGCGGGGATGCCGGTGTACGCCGAGTGCGGCGGCTTTATCTACCTCACCGACGGCGTCCTGGCGGACGGGGTGACGGAGCGTTTCGTGGGGGTCTATCCGGTGCAGGCCAGGATGCTGCCGCGTCGCAAGGCGCTCGGCTACCGCGAGGTCACCTTCGCCCGCGACGGGCTCCTCGGCGATACCGGAACGACCGCACGCGGACACGAATTCCACTACTCCGAAATGGACGCGGTTCCGGACCGCGTCGAGCGTCTCTACTCAGTGCGCCGCAAAGGGGTGTCGCTCGGGAGCGAAGGGTTCCTGTACAAAAATTGCCTCGCCTCCTACATCCATCTCCACTTCGGCAGCGCTCCGGGGCTGGCCGCCAGCTTTGTCGACTCCTGCAGGGAGTACCGCGAAAGGATTACCAGATGAAGACCCAGATCGAGCTAGCACGCGCAGGGATAATCAGCGAGCAGATGGCGGCAGTCGCCCAAAACGAAGGCGTGTCTCCCGAATTCGTACGGGAGAAGACGGCGCAGGGGCGGATCGTCATCCCCTGGAACAGCGTGAGGAAGCCGAAAGCGGTCGGTATCGGGGAAGGGCTGCGGACGAAGGTGAACGCCTCCATCGGCACCTCTTCGGACATCATCGACTACGCCTCCGAGGTCGCCAAGGCCCGTGCCGCAGAGGAATCAGGCGCCGATACCCTCATGGAGCTCTCGGTCGGCGGCGATCTCGACCGGGTGCGGCGCGAGGTGATCGCGGCGGTCGACCTGCCGGTAGGAAACGTCCCGCTGTACCAGGCGTTTTGCGAGGCGAGCCGCAAGTACGGCAACCCCAACAAGCTGGACGACGAGATGCTCTTCGACATCATCGAGCGGCAGTGCGCCGACGGCATGGCCTTCATGGCGGTGCACTGCGGCATCAACCTGTACACCCTGGAGCGCCTGAAGCGCCAGGGGTACCGCTACGGCGGCCTCGTCTCGAAGGGTGGGGTGAGCATGGCGGCGTGGATGCTGGCGACGGGGCGTGAGAACCCGCTGTACGAGCAGTTCGACAGGGTGGTGGGGATCCTCAAGAAGTACGACACGGTCCTCTCCCTCGGAAACGGGCTGCGGGCCGGGGCGATCCACGACTCCAGCGACCGCGCCCAGATCCAGGAGCTCCTCATCAACTGCGAGCTTGCCGAGCTGGGGCGCGAGATGGGGTGCCAGATGCTGGTGGAGGGGCCGGGACACGTGCCGCTCGACGAGATCGAGGGGAACATAAAGCTGCAAAAGAGGATGAGCGGCGGAGCACCGTATTACATGCTCGGTCCGATTGCCACCGACGTCGCGCCCGGCTTCGACCACATCACCGCGGCAATAGGAGCTGCGCAATCCTCCCGCTACGGCGCGGATCTCATCTGCTACATCACCCCCGCCGAGCACCTGGCGCTCCCCAACGAGGAGGATGTCCGTATGGGGGTGAAGGCTGCGAAAATCGCGGCGTACATCGGGGACATGAACAAATACCCGGAGCGTGGCAGGGAGCGGGACAAGGAGATGAGCAAGGCGCGACGGGATCTGGACTGGCAGCGCCAGTTCGAGCTTGCGCTCTTCCCGCACGACGCCGCAGCGATTCGGGCAAGCCGGACCCCGGAGGACGAGAGCACCTGCACCATGTGCGGAGATTTCTGCGCCTCCCGCGGTGCGGCGAAACTCTTTGCGGGTGATCTGGCAGGAGACAAGATCTAGCTGCAGATGATGGGATTTCGTCGCGGTCCTGTCCCCTCCGTTAACGTCGGCCGGACCGTCCCCTCCCCCCTTGCGGGGGAGGGACAGGGTGGGGGAGAAGGTGCCCCCAGTCCAGCAGATGGCAGCTTCACCCACCCCCTGTCCCCCTCCCGTCAAGGGAGGGGGTACCTTCCTCACGCTGGCTCCCCGGTATTTGCGGATGAGCAATAAAAGAGGGGGGGACGCGAAGCCGCCACCACGGTTATGGAGAACTGATGAATTTAATTACGGCACTGCTGCTATTTCTCATAGCCGCTACCCCCGCTCACGCCATGCATATCTCGGAGGGAATCCTCCCGTTCTCCTGGGCTATTGCCTGGAGTGCAGCGGCGCTCCCCTTCGTTGCTCTCGGTGTCAGGCGGCTCACCGCTTTGGCGCGGGAAGATCTCTCCATGAAGCCGCTGGTGGGGATGCTGGCGGCCGTCGTCTTCATAATCTCCTGCATGCCGATACCGGTCCCGACAGCCGGGACCTGCTCTCACCCTTGCGGCACCGGGATCGCCGCGATACTCGCCGGTCCGCTCCTGAGCGTGCTGATATCGGCGGTCGCTCTCCTGATCCAGGCGCTCTTTCTGGCGCACGGCGGCCTCTCGACACTCGGCGCGAACGTCTTCTCCATGGGGGTGGTCGGCTCCTTCGCGGCATTCGCCGTGTTCAAAACGGTCCGCAGGGCGGGCGGCTCTCTTGCTGTCGCCGCTTTCCTAGCCGGCATCGCCGCCGACTGGTTCACCTATGCGGCGACCTCGTTTGTGCTTGCCAGCGGGATTCGGGGGGATGCGCCCCTCATGCCCCTCTTCGTGAAAGTGCTCCTTGCCTTCGTCCCGACGCAGCTGCCGATCGGCATCCTGGAGGGAGCCGTGACGGCGGGGATGGTGACTCTTCTTTCCCAGAAGCGCCCGGATCTTCTGATACGGATGCGGGTCTTGAAAGCGGGGGAGGTGTCCACGAATGGCTGAGAAAAGAGGGAGGGGAAAAAGGGGCTTCATGCGTCTTGCGCTTGTGCCGAGTCTCCTTTTGGCGTTTTACTTCTTCACCTCGGCTCCGAAAGCGTACACCGGCGTCGATGAGGCGGTGGTGGAAAAGATCGCGAGGGAACATGGGCGGGAGGCATCGCGGCCGCTCTTCGATCCGGGGGAGGGTGATCTCCTGCTCTTCCTATTCCTGGCCGCCG
The DNA window shown above is from Geomonas sp. RF6 and carries:
- the yihA gene encoding ribosome biogenesis GTP-binding protein YihA/YsxC, whose translation is MIVKSAHFVKSATRPAHYPEGDLPEIAFAGRSNVGKSSLVNVLVNRKNLVRTSSTPGRTQLINFFQVNDCFTLVDLPGYGYAKVPLEVKKAWRPMMETYLSKRRNLRGVVLIVDIRRTPVEEDLQMLEWLRAYSVPPIVVVTKCDKVSKNERARQTAIIAERLGVEKSELSFFSALSKEGKDGIWARIDALLEVGAEGTEQPENAGIEAS
- a CDS encoding histidine phosphatase family protein gives rise to the protein MTPKTRIHLIRHGEVNPAHRYNGQRDVPLSDRGVEQYHLLKPRLEKAKITACYTSDLTRCIQGGDILAGHLGITPVPVSALRELNVGEWEGLSLADIQENRPGELEERLADPVNFRMPKGETLVELSERVMPGFREIVERHRGEEVLVVAHGGVNRVILLHAIGAPLGALFNIAQDYCCLNIIDYYADGNAVVKLLNGGARE
- a CDS encoding sensor histidine kinase produces the protein MKLNTKLVMIMLSLLIMAVLILFVMNQASQNDLVQEIQESSTEVSKAIQLSVEDLTSDSELESSRLKEYMKQAKTKGINQINIISNEGEIINSSDPAQVGKKREIKKLEKGLKARKGGASSVNASLHPYDLVVPVIVGDEQLGYVQVNLLLDNIRDIQHANFVRRLAATSMVFVIGMILTIFLARRYTAPIHRLASGVKDVSAGDLSVTFQVQSGDEMGELAENLNEMVAKLKERELLEKRLFEAEHLSKVGQLASGIAHEIRNPLNYISLAIDHLQSELLPICPGRSDELTSITSTIKEEVRKANYMVLNFMNYGRPLKLRRQKISYADLLDKTMPILQDKLREQQIEVVREIAADLPVINVDPELMRNCLTNFITNAAQSMHDGGKIVLGATLDEKNGTVRLTFSDSGTGIPPQDLEKVFQPYFTTKEAGIGLGLAITERIVKEHGGSLEVASTVGVGTTFTVILPAEQQPAQNQDSAAPQSSAA
- the cobU gene encoding bifunctional adenosylcobinamide kinase/adenosylcobinamide-phosphate guanylyltransferase — its product is MSKIVLVTGGARSGKSRFAEQLAEGYPPLRGYLATAEPRDAEMTERIARHQERRGAGWETVEEPLELLAALQRNEGRYSIFLVDCITLWLSNLLFALEGDASQIISRVRELAAAFSTFSTPLILVTNEVGMGIVPEHPLARTFRDLAGEANQIIAAAADEVYVSISGMPLKLK
- a CDS encoding cobyrinate a,c-diamide synthase, encoding MTSAIVIAAPHSGCGKTTVSLGIMEALKRRGLRIAPFKTGPDFIDPGYHRAVTGTASVNLDGWMCPTSFISDTYAHHAAAADVAVIEGAMGLFDGIGGSSEAGSTAQVAKIIGAPVLLVVDGRSQGRSAAALVHGFTTFDPALKVCGVIFNNVGSENHEKVLREALLASNPDLPVLGCLPRDPFLAIPSRHLGLVTAEDNPLSPDFLGRLAEVIERHIDLDRLLKVSAAAPRPVLGSPAVPASDVELAVARDAAFCFVYEDNLRLLQKAGARLKEFSPLEDSALPEGVSGIYLPGGYPELFASHLSRNHAMAGAIRDAVEAGMPVYAECGGFIYLTDGVLADGVTERFVGVYPVQARMLPRRKALGYREVTFARDGLLGDTGTTARGHEFHYSEMDAVPDRVERLYSVRRKGVSLGSEGFLYKNCLASYIHLHFGSAPGLAASFVDSCREYRERITR
- the cobT gene encoding nicotinate-nucleotide--dimethylbenzimidazole phosphoribosyltransferase encodes the protein MELLQNTLGRIEPVEEAFLTKAQAKLDQKTKPVGSLGRLEEVARRVAAIRRTLSPETEKKVIYTFAGDHGVVDEGVSAFPKEVTPQMVLNFLSGGAGVNVLARHAGAEVRVVDIGVDYDFVPAPGLTIRKIARGTRNFAKNSAMTTEEAVAAIEVGISLADEAKREGVAMLGTGEMGIGNTTPSSAIIAALSGCSVSEVTSRGTGINDAALKRKVEVIEEALALHRPNPEDPLEVLAKVGGLEIAGIAGLVLGAAANRIPVVVDGFISTAGALIACEMHPAARDYVFAAHSSVEVGHALMLQRMGAQPLLDLKLRLGEGTGAALAMSLIEAGVKVLNEMATFDEAGVSAG
- a CDS encoding HDOD domain-containing protein, yielding MNKELEAAINSAVDLPTIPVVALKVMQLIESESATADELAKVVASDPAVAARVLKISNSSFYGCQRQIQTLSTAVVILGFSTLRSLVVAASVKQVYKPYGLTEKMLWEHSFAAGLAARIIASATRAANEEEAFLAGLFHDIGKIIMNTLDKRKFQDVMQLCYNEGISFREGEKLLYPFGHDEVGAHVIRKWNFPQLLTDAVLQHHALDFDEISDPAVVNLAAVISLADLFCLKLGIGVREPQELDVAGSKAAALLRMNEQKVNEVMEIFREAFEKDRTVFA
- a CDS encoding sigma-54-dependent transcriptional regulator; this encodes MNGSILVVDDEKGQRDILSTILGKEGYRVRAVSGAREALLELEREEFDLILTDLKMQGMSGMELMERVLAETPRQCVVMMTAHGTVDSAVEAMKKGAFDYLEKPLERDDLILTLQRAFEHIALLKENRVLHKKLAETKRLPNMIGDHPKMMEVVRMINKIAPTQTTVLIYGESGTGKELVARAVHDGSPRREKPFFAINCAAIPDSLMESELFGHEKGSFTGAGSREIGLFEAAEGGTLFLDEIGEMTVSMQAKLLRAIQEKEIRRVGGKFNIPVDVRIISATNKDLEQETKKGGFREDLFYRLNVIRVTLPPLRERGNDVITLADFFLKKYSASCGIPVKGISKPAMKILLDYSWPGNVRQLESVIERGVLMAESDYIVPEDLPAEVHEHPSRTHLPFEFPAGGISIEELERDLIIKAMERADWVISKAAPLLGISYKTLQYRLEKFNIAKPGS
- the cobS gene encoding adenosylcobinamide-GDP ribazoletransferase, which produces MRFFVIAFQFLTIVPLPFAVRCDDDDLGRSMAVFPLVGLVIGALLVCADYLMGALLPRSVGDLILVALCTVVTGGLHLDGLADVCDGLAARGSRERFLEVMKDPRVGAVGGAALVLALLLKYQALLALPLPCKRQVLLFFPLVARFSQVLMTVGAQRARRDGLGSLFIGGAGWGQLAVAGVSTLGIGLFLFGLNGIYCVAALAALTWSMKSWAHRRLGGITGDVIGCNSELNEIGCLLVMLMLVGGR